The sequence below is a genomic window from Brachyhypopomus gauderio isolate BG-103 chromosome 20, BGAUD_0.2, whole genome shotgun sequence.
GTAGCGGTTGGGCGGTAGACGTGCAGGGGCGTAGAAGAGGTGGAGGTTCCTGCTGCCCTTCACCGCCTCTCCATCTGCTGCCCCAGGTGCTGGAGGAGTCATCGTGCTCAAAGTCCGGCGTGAGGGACGGTGGCTACGGCGAGGCCCAGGAGGAGCGTCTGGACCGCGGGAGGGGCGAGTCTGTGCAGAACCTGGACACCCTGAGGGCGCAATCGGATTATACCCACATAATGGCCACCGAAGGTAGAAGGGGCAGGGCGTGGGAGTGGTGCATGCTGTACTCTGATAGGGCATCTGTGTGACATGTAGTTATTTCAGATCTGCACATTCTCACGAGCTCCTGCTAACTTAAATGTCGTAAACGTCAAACATGTGATAATGAAAGTTCGGAGCCCACGACTCCGCTCACCCGCACTCCGCTCGTGTAGGTGTAACATTCCGGATCCTCCCACCAGTGCTCTGTCGCTGCGGTCGAGCGCAGAGGCGCACGTAGCCCGAGTGGGGTTCCCCGTGCAGTCACACTGCCTTCCTTGCTCGAGGGCTGCCTGGTTCCCGGAGCTCCTCAAACCGCCTCTGCCTCTCTTGCTCCTCCCTGATCTCGGCAGGTTTCGGAAGTGACGCGGAGGCCGAGCGCTGCTTCGGGATGTCTGAGGGCGGCGGGATTGAAACTGGCCCTGCGGCCTCTAGAGATGGACGCGCCGTCCCGACCCCCCTGCGAAGGAAACGGGCTGAACGTCACAAAGTGGCCAGCAGGGAGCCTGCCACCCACCTCCCCAGGTAACACTCCTACTACGCTGCACGAACGGCCATCTTATAAGCAGTTCGCTAACAACCCAGTCCGTGGTTTGCTGTACTTTTACGTGCGTGTTTATACATGCGTTCGCTCCCCCGTCTCCCGATTTTAGTGAAAATGGGAAGGGCTTGGTTGAGCCCTCGCTTGACCTTCCTCCCGCTTCCGCCTTCCACCAATGGGCACGCGCTTACGAGAGCGACACGGACTCTGACTCTGACCGTCCGGAACCAGACCCTGTGCAGGACGACCTTGCGAGCCGGCGGTTTCGTTCGACGACGTCCGTGACTCCCGTGAACTACGCCGTGCCTCCCAACCCGAGGAGGACGTGGGTAGTTCCCTCTGTGACCCCATGCGCTCGGAGGTCCTGGGTCACCGTGTCCGATGCCTCGCGACTAGATGCGGTCCCTCTCGCAAGGTCAACCTCCAGCTCGGATTGTGGAGTGTCCTGCTATATTAACGTTCTTTGGCTCCTGGAAAGCAACCTCTGCTCGTCCGTGACCTTTGACTACATGCTTCGTGTTTCTTGTTCCCTCAGTTGTTTGACTTCTAACGCATGCTCGGAAGACCTGTTCTTCTTAAGTCCCTTCCTCTCCCTTCAGATGTGTCAGAGTAGACTTTGAATGCGATGGCATCTCACTAATCTGCATTTTGACCATTCATCTAAGCTGTCCGTGTTAATGGTCCTTAATGGTGTGTTCCACTAATCTACTCAACGCTGAATCAGGAGTGTAAGGCATGACTAACCTGCGTGGTATTTACCCCCGTGTACCTGCGTGTGGCCTTATTTTTTGCCCCCTGACCTGACCTCGCATTAAAGGACATCTCCCTCTTGCGCGGACAGCTCTGTCCCGGAGGGTCACTCGGCCCACGTCCCCTGCAGAGTAAACGGGGCAGACGGATACGCCGAGGCCGCCCTGGAGCAGGAGTTCCTACTGCGGGCGCTCGCCGAGGAGTCGAGCGAATCCGACGAGGGCCGAGGCCTCGCCGACCCCGTTCAGGATGACCTCTATAGCCGCAGGGTGTCGCTTACCGCCCACCGAGCCTCCGGCGGTGCCAACTCGGACAAGTTCTTGCCCGGATGCTGGACTCCCGAGGAAGACGCTCGCGTACGCGCGATCAGGCTGGGCTCCCAGTGCAGGCCCTGGTATAGGAAGTTGCAGGGCTTCAGGTTGGTTCCACTGACTGAGTTGAAGGGCCTGGCTCTGTGATTTAGATTCAGGTCTTTTATTTCGTAAGACCGTCTCTTGGTCCTCCACTCCCTCTTATTTTCTTTCCTCTGTGCCAAAGGCGAATGGTAGATGTGTGGTTATgacccccctctccctctgttcGGTGTCTTCATGACGTCAGCTCTTCTAAATGGGATTTATGTTTCATGGCTTTGCTTCTACTATTTCCTCTGTCTATAACCTTTtaaattcttctttctcctcctcctcctccttctttctcccCTCCTGCCCTTCCCCTTGGCCTTTAGCCAAAAGACATCTGGCTCGTCCGAGGAAGACTCCGATTATGACGTCACTCCCTGGCTGGGAGCGCCGGCCTCCCGACGCCCAGACACCGTTTGAGACGCGAGGACCTCATTCGTGTCTAAAGCCCTCGTGCCCTCTCACCCTCTACCTCCCTAATGCCTCAGGCTTTGAGCTCTTCTGTCCCAGGCATCCTGCAGTAGGGCAGTTGCGTGCTGTTGGTCTGACTGGGCTGTACTGAGAGTCTGGAACATTGGCAGAAATGTGGACTAACGAGGCAGCTTTAAGGTCAGAGATGAGAATGTCTGGCAGGTGTCTTGTAAGCTGCAGGGAAACCAACTTGAGGCTTAACCTGCTTAAGGACAAACAAGTACAACTATGTGAAAGATGAGGATTAAGGCTGCTAAAGCCAAGCAATGCTTAACATTCAATAGGTTGCCGCTACACTAATTTAGCATATTAATTGGGTAGAACAGCTGTTGTGCTGGTTTGGACTCCTACACTGATCTGTAGCCCAGCTCTTGATCTCAAAGGTTGAGGGGTTGAGTTGCTGGGTGCTTCCTCTGCTGTACCTGCCGATGGCTGGACGAGAACGGGCTCGAGATGCAAATGTCCAGGCCAGGAGAAACGTGGAGAACGTAACGGGTGTTCTACGGGGCGAGAGTCAAAGATCTTTCTCTGGGAAAGGACGATGTTACCAGAGAACATCCGAGTAACCCTTGATGGCGAGATATTTTTGAGTGAACCACAGGACATGATTTAATGGAAGCCCGttttgatgtgtttgtgtgttgatgtggtacAGCTGGAGTACTGGAGTCTGCAGTGACCCAATCCGAATGACCAGGATGAAGCTTTTATTTTTGTGGGGTTTGTTTCTGGCCTTGTGCCAGTTTGTCTGGATCACATGTTCTACCAGCTTTGCCTCCCAACGCCCTGGTGAAGCGGTCCGTAGCTCGTGTCGCCACCAAGTGGGTCTGCCAGCACCACCGTTGAAATTCTGCTCGCTCTCTTGAGCCAATAAAGACAAATTTAGAAAATAAGCACCGTTTATGTGAGGAAGGAGTTTGGAGCAAATCCTCTCTGATCTCACCCAGATGTGAACACGGAGGCCCACCGTCCTCCGCCAGAGGTTTCACACGGGCGTAGAGGCAGTGCTCAAAGCGTTTGTGGTCATCTCTGGATTGTGCAGTATTTAATAAAGGAGGTTCACACTGACATTTGACTTCATGATCTTTGATCTTATTCCCTTTATACAATTCCTTTTGACACGGTTTTATATTGATATGCTTTACCTCGTAGAACCTTTTTAAAAACGGcaaattaaagtgtgtgtgtgagaatcaaGTGACTATTCATAGTTTGAGGGCAAAGGAGGGTTCCCACGCCCCTTGTCAGGTGAGTGAATTACAGATCCACCAGTACCCTCGTTGGCTCAAAGCTTTTCTGAGCGATCACCCTGAGCTGCGTTCTCTTGGTCTCCTAGAGCACCCGTGAGATGGTCACCCCTCGGTGGGTAAGTGTGCTCCGCTGGTTTCCTTCACTCTCCGTGTCCGCTGGCTGAACTGCTGTTCTTTGGCCGTTTTGGTGCCATTTCTGCTGTTGTCCCAAGCTTGTGGTATCTTTGCATCCAGGACTCTGTTTTTGTCATGAGATCCCCTCAGAAGCCACACAATGGCTCCCAGTTCGCTGCAGTTAGCCTGTAGCTGTTCGTGATTTGTGTGTAATGCCTGCCTGTAGTGttccgctgtgtgtgtgtgtgtgtgtgtgtgtgtgtgtgtgtgtgtgtgtgtgtgtgtgtgtgtgtgtgtgtgtgtgtgtgtgtgtgtgtatgcgtgttggAGAAATGTATTAAAAATGCTGAGAACTGTGTTCATGGCGTTTTTATTCCTGCTTACCGCTTCCTCTCTTTTTCATCTCCCTGCagagtgtgtgcgcgcgcgccttTCTGGCTGCTGTTGAATTTGAATTGTAATGAAATTGTGCTGTAATAAAGCGTTTGCAAACCGCAGGCTTCAGGGCCGCCTGATATGATTCTGTGAGCTGCCTCCATCAAGCTGTTATCTCCAAGCATTTAATCAAACAAACGGTTCATTTTCTTAACCGCACAGGAGCAAGTCAATGAGTGACATCGCCTTAGAGCCCGTCTGCCAGGAATCCGACAGCAACGTGGCCTTTGACCCCTCGGGGTCATGGCAGGACTACCAGGACCAAGCCGAAGGCGTTCTGCCCTTGGCCGCTGGGGGCGTCGCACCTGCTACCAGGGCGAAGGACGGAGAGGCTAGGTGGCAAGATGTGAGTGGTTCATTACTGCCCTGATCAACTCCTCCTCTCGCAGGGAGGAGGGCCCACTGTACTACAGCTCCGAGCAGCTCTTCCTGCTCTACATAACCACTCGTGTTTCTCATTCCTTTCATCCCCCCCCTCACGTGTTTATTTAGGACTTGGACAGGTGGAAGAGTCGCAGGCGgagtgtgacctctgaccttcacAGGAAAAACGAGGAGCGCCTGGTAGGCGTGGGAGGTTCTGAGAGCAGGAGCCCCACTCTGGAGGGAGGACTGCATGAGGAGAGgtgacacacatgcactcaaGCCCCTATTTAGTAATGTTAACCATTCTTAATACCTTGTGAATGTGCAGTAATGTAGTTTGAAGTGCAGCTCTGGGGGGGGGTGATGCCTCTGTCTTCCCATTTTTttatgtctctctcctccttcccaGTGAACGGGAGGGTGTGTTGGTGATTGCCAGACAAGAGCAATGTCAGGGTGTCTCCAGCAGTACGGTGCCCCCCTCACAGCCTCCCGTCCCGAGGAGAGCCCCCCGTCTGGGTTCCCTGGCTTCAGATGACGCCTTTGCTCCTTCTGAGTCTTCCCCTCTGACCTTGAGCTGCAACACGCCCGGTTTCATGAGCACAATGCCAGAGGATGAAGCGTCAACCCATGCCTCACACCCTGAAAATGGGGCATGTTCTCTTACTAACGATACAGCTGGGCGGGACGGGCCCATTGACCCAGCGTTGACCGAGCAGACCGAAGGCGCTACGGCTGTGTTTCTCAGCCCACCGGGGGCCAGTGACCCAGCGGAGACCTCGCAGACTGACCGGCGGCATCCGGTGGCCGTCCCACGCGCAAAGTCCCTGGAGGACACTCCTTCAGGGCGAGCGTACATCTCTGCTTCTCTGCCCAGGGGCTTCCGGCGCTCGGAGGGGGGCTCACGCCTGTCCACGGGGGTCACGCCAAGACCATTCAGAGCCAAGAGCTCCAAAGTGGCATCTTTGCCCAGGTTCTACTTTGTgagtatttttgtgtgtgtgtgtgtgtgtgtgtgtgtgtgtgtgttgcgtgatGCGTGATGCTTTTCTGAGATATACAGCTCAGTGTCTGTATATCTTTGATCAGCAGAGGATTTAGGTTCATGAGTGAACCAGCTGTGAAgatggaactgtgtgtgtgtttgtctgcatgtgcatggtgtgtgtgtacagtgttctGTATGAAGTGTAGTGTTGCTCTTTGCCTGATCGTATTGCAGCCAGTGAATAATGGAACATGGCCGCCTTGCCAATTCATGCTCCTGGCACATAATGAAATCCAAGCTTCCATcacagagtctctctctctctctctctctctctctctctctctctcctctctctctctcctctctctctctctctctctctctctctcctctctctctctctctcctctctctctctctctctctctctctctctctctcatctctctctctctctctctcgtgtgtgAGGGACAGTGTGAATCATTACCTCTAGAAGAATATTTTACACAATAAATTTATTGTAGGTGACTTTTATAACATAACGTACCCAATATTGAGTTTTGTTGATGACAGCTGAGCCTAACTAATCAGCTAAATTATATTGGGCTGGATCCATATTCACAAGCACATTTGAAATTCTGGCTTTCGGCTCTGTTGTGACATTGGGGCATGCTGACGTTTTCACGCGTCTCCGTGTCTGTTCTATAACCCCCGCAGGCAGACGAGTCCCACAGCGGTCTCGCCAAAAGCCAGCGAGAGCGACCCCCGGCTCCCTGTCTCCTTCATCAGCCCCGAGAGGGTCGTGACCCCTGCCTCTGAGGGTCACGCTCCCTCCGCTGTGCCACGTGCCAGCCAGACCAGGaagaagagggaggaggaggagggtgggcaAGTGAGGGACTCCGCCCCTAAAGTTCACTCCTTCGTGACCGCTAGCGTGGTAGCCACCGGTCCCCGACCCACGCCCTCTCCTCGGTTCCTGGATCGCAGCAGCAAGGATGAGGTGGGTGGATGCTTGATGGAAAAACAAATGCAAATGGACTGGCACTAGTGTTGTAAGCATGGATGAAATGGTTTGGGTGGGGGGAGAGACCAGAGCCCCTCGTCAGTATGGTGGAGCACTCCAGTTTCCCTACAGAATACAGGTGACATGATAGCCACGGGTGacatttcctctctctctctctctctctctctctctctctctctctctctctctctctctctctctctctctctctctctctctctctctctctctctctcttccctcccccccccccaccccccccttccTTCACAGGTGGGTTACAGTGACATGCGAGTCAGTCTGCATCAGAAGCCCAGCAGTGGAAGGGACTTTGGCTTCCAGGCTGACTGGGACTCCAGCGGCGCTCGTATCCGATCGGTCCAGCCAGGTAACGCACAGCGGCCACCCGTCACTGCTAGAACCGGGCCAGGTGTACACTCACGGCACGGGGGAGTTTGACTTAATCTCCGATTAAGTCAGTCTAACGGTGAGGCCGGCTTGCTTTGTTTATTTCCGTGCTACGTGCTGCACGCGAGGCTGCGTCTCTTCCCTGTACTGTAATTGGTTGTGTTGCTTCTGCTGGATAGTTTGAGCGTTTTGCTGGTGGGTCTCGTACGTTGATGGCTCTAACTATAGCCGGAGTTCATCTTCTGCTGAGAAGGTATGCTGATTGCACACTTGTTGTTTGGTTTGAGGAGTGTGTAAGCCCAGAGTTGGGATTAGTTTGACTGGAGAAAGCCCTCTGTAAAAAGACCCTCATTACTTGAttagttgtgtctgtctgtgtgcgctcctgtctgcctgtgtgcatgcacccgtgcgagagtgtgtgtgtgtgtgtgtgtgtgtgtgtgtttctaagtACTCGAAGGGAGAAGGACATGAATGATTGATGGCGAGCAGTGAAGGTGTTGCTTACTGTGCATCAGACTGATTAGCTGTACGTGCTGGTGGTGAGATGGTTCTGACCCGGTGCGGTCCGGCTTGCCTCAGGGTGATGTGCCAGGTGTGCGACTGGGCCGTCTGTGCTAGACCGCAGTGGAGTTAATATTAATCCGGCCATCTATTAATGATGTGCTCGTGTTTCTCAGCAGGTTGAGTGCGGTGCTCGTAagaccaaggtcatgggttcagtGTCGAGAGCGGACACGTCACGCCCTGCTGCTAAATCCGGGGGTCGCTCTGGATAATTGCGTCGGTCAAGACCCCCTAAATGTTAATGTGTCTGAACCCAACTCATTATGAACCCAACTTGTTGTCCTAGTCTGGAACGTTCCCTCAGCGTTGATGTCGCTGCCTGCAGGCCCAACTCATGGCCCCTCCCCCCTGCCCtctgaccccgccccctcccccctcctcccacagGTAGCCCCGGCTCAGCTGTGCCACCTGCAGGCAGGCGATGAGATCACGTGCGTGGGCGGGCGCCACGTGGCCGAGATGAGCTACGAGCAGTGGAAGGCGTGTATGGACGCGGCCCTGCGCGAGGGCAAGCTACTGATGGACCTGCGCCGCCATGGCCAAAATGGTGAGGTcaccatgccccgccccctcaaacCACTCATATCTACAGGCTCTATGCCTGAaactccaccctccctctaaTATCTATAGTGAAGGTGGGGTTCTTGTATATTCCCTGCCTCCCCTCGTAACTTCATGGCAAAGAattctctggtgtgtgtgtgtgtgtgtgtgtgtgtgtgtgtgtgtgtgtgtgtgtgtgtgtgtgtgtgtgtgtgtgtgtgtgtgtgtgtgtgtgtgtgtgtgtgtgtgtgtgtgtgtgtgtgtgtgtgtgtgtgtgtgtgtgtgtgtgtgtgtgtgtgtgtgtgtgtgtgtgtgtgtgattggacaGTGACATCATTATGCTGTTCCAGTATGCTGGATTTTGATGGAAGATTAAATTGCAGTGCATGTGCTTCAGTTCAAGGCTGTTTACATCTGTGTTTGGTGACCCACACAGAACTCCCAGCCCTGTATATACTGGGCTTCCATTTCAGATGTCTGTGGGTATATGCAGGGGCAATTTCATATTCCTGTTCCAGGATCAGTTCTGATGGGCTGGTCTGTAAGACTGAGCAGAATAAGGGCATTACTCTGCAGCCTGAAGCTTGGGCTTTTATTATGTACATCAAGGCAGGAAACTGGTTTACCGGTCTCCTCTTCT
It includes:
- the lmo7b gene encoding LOW QUALITY PROTEIN: LIM domain only protein 7b (The sequence of the model RefSeq protein was modified relative to this genomic sequence to represent the inferred CDS: deleted 4 bases in 3 codons; substituted 1 base at 1 genomic stop codon) — translated: MEWREQSTVSCELAYAEARRWVEVVTGKRFGSSNFRSALENGVLLCDLINKLKPGIIRRVNRLSTPIAGLDNVNVFLRACGKLGLNNSQLFHPGDLQDISNRVTVRHEETSRRLKNVLITLYWLGRRAQADPAYHGPQLNFKAFEGLLGVALSKVLEESSCSKSGVRDGGYGEAQEERLDRGRGESVQNLDTLRAQSDYTHIMATEGFGSDAEAERCFGMSEGGGIETGPAASRDGRAVPTPLRRKRAERHKVASREPATHLPSENGKGLVEPSLDLPPASAFHQWARAYESDTDSDSDRPEPDPVQDDLASRRFRSTTSVTPVNYAVPPNPRRTWVVPSVTPCARRSWVTVSDASRLDAVPLASSVPEGHSAHVPCRVNGADGYAEAALEQEFLLRALAEESSESDEGRGLADPVQDDLYSRRVSLTAHRASGGANSDKFLPGCWTPEEDARVRAIRLGSQCRPWYRKLQGFRAPVRWSPLGGSKSMSDIALEPVCQESDSNVAFDPSGSWQDYQDQAEGVLPLAAGGVAPATRAKDGEARWQDDLDRWKSRRRSVTSDLHRKNEERLVGVGGSESRSPTLEGGLHEESEREGVLVIARQEQCQGVSSSTVPPSQPPVPRRAPRLGSLASDDAFAPSESSPLTLSCNTPGFMSTMPEDEASTHASHPENGACSLTNDTAGRDGPIDPALTEQTEGATAVFLSPPGASDPAETSQTDRRHPVAVPRAKSLEDTPSGRAYISASLPRGFRRSEGGSRLSTGVTPRPFRAKSSKVASLPRFYFTSPTAVSPKASESDPRLPVSFISPERVVTPASEGHAPSAVPRASQTRKKREEEEGGQVRDSAPKVHSFVTASVVATGPRPTPSPRFLDRSSKDEVGYSDMRVSLHQKPSSGRDFGFQADWDSSGARIRSVQPGNAQRPPVAPAQLCHLQAGDEITCVGGRHVAEMSYEQWKACMDAALREGKLLMDLRRHGQNGWSNTASSLPFKSHKTIDLTSMDPALVAGPERCVMDASGPVLPVEDKGEERDRRPANGLSVNAQNGSFSDGPLTTGNQEYERIIMQNRIRRLDFFTQKGSSGCTVASWVYLCGGSESAISDVSLPSIGTSASSWSWDTEEERKRQEKWQMEQERLLQEKYRRDQERLEEEWRKAQEAAASPEGGGPEQRISLSNGNTTPHTPPPLFSQSDSSVFCSTWSAWRRSGTIAIRQVTKQPAAGRPPMEECDSSTEISQWPSESYAFAKHTALDRKKSKSTPSLDCSYKQDTRVAGKKKGRPSQAEQDRLQILEEMRKKTPLHTDSSWIRTQGTCSVSKEPVSMAPITRHNSPEKLPPSNSAHRLPHNASTRCSLGSATPYRGYSTRRSLGPDAAIFSNSLRQRSASASPTQPIVPGAEDTPPGSLQRSRXTSAGGATLPLFLCLNVNTCSRSFSIAPLISNERSFSLAQEGRSSAPWVGVGRTNCGVSRRLVSGRRTCSRCGRPLAKGVALIIDSLDLCFHAGCFKCVSCKCDLSGDPEAEAQVRVRRRQLYCDGCYGRLRVRHSLPK